The Lysinibacillus irui sequence TTGGTCACATGATGATTACTTCCAAAAAGATGGCTTCCATCCAGAAGTCATTGACTAAAAAGGAACAAAAATCAACTAGTCCTTGCCAAACGTTCTTTATTTGCTAGTGACACCATCCTTTTTAACAACATAAAATCCATTTACTAGTGATTAGTAAATGGATTTTTTCATTTATGCTTTTGCGTCTTGTGTCCAATCGGCTACTTTGTCCTGATTGTTGTCAATCCATTTTTTTGCAGCTTCCGTGGCACTCATTCCCTCCATAATATCAAACATCACACTTTCTATATCCTCGGGGGTCCAGTGGAAACGATCAAGGACATTGTAGGCTTCAGGGGAATCTTCTTTTAAGCCATTGCGAGCAAAGGTACCAATATACTCTTCCGTACCATATAAACCTTTTGGATCGTCTAAATATTTTAAATCGTATGCATTAAAGATCCAGTGTGGTGACCAGCCAGTAATGATAATTTCTTCATTATTAGTGATGGCTTGACTCAAGGCAGCCGTCATTGCCCCAGCTGAAGAGGTCAATACATTCCAGCCTTCCAGATTTTTATATTCTTTATAAGCATTTTCCGTTGTGGCCATCATATTAGCTCCTGGCTCAATACCAGTAATAGTTTGATTAGCTTGGTTTGTTAAATCCTCAATTGAATCTACATCCATATAACTCGGAACAACTAAGCCAATCTTTGCACCCGTTAGATTTTCTCCTAGATTATCAATCTTAGTTTTGTATTTCTCTACTTGTGGGGCGTGTGTCTGGGGCAACCAGGCAGATACCATACCATCGACTTCTCCGTTTGCAAGTGCTTCCCACATAATGCCATTATCGAGTGGTGTCAATGTCACCTCATATCCTAAATCCTCTAAAACTTGTCCTATTACATGGGTAGAAGCTACCTCAGTATCCCATTCAACATAGGCTAAGTTTATTGCATTTTTATTACTACTTTTTGAATCTGCACCTGCTGAACTACATGCAGTTAAAACTAGTAGACATACTATAGCTAATCCTATTTTCCACAATTTCAAATATCTCATAAATATACCCTTACCATCCTTTCTTACTTTCTAGTGAAAATTAAATAATATCAACAAGTAACAACTTAAGTTTATATACAAGTTGTTACTTTTGTCAAATTGCAATTTTCAAACAACTCAGCCTTTAAGATGAGATTCGACGAAAGCTATATTGGGCTGCCCATAAATATTTCAAGCGTTAACATATGATAGGTGAAAATGGAGATTGGGCTTTGAGGAGGCTTAGTATGCATTGGGTTACCATTATTCTAATAGGAATTGCAGCAAATTTAGATAATTTGGGGATTGGCTTGGCTTATGGAGTTAAACAAGTTAAAATTCCGATTTTATCAAATGCTGTGATTGCTATCATGTCAATGATTATCACATATGTTGCAGTAACAGCTGGCAGCACGGTTGTTGAATATATTTCACCGCATACTGCCAATTTATTAGGAAGTTTACTATTGTGTGTAATTGGTATATGGACCTTGATGTCCAAAAATTTTTCTAATCAACGGATAGCTGGAAATCCTGAATTATTTGATGAAGATAAAAACTTAGTGAT is a genomic window containing:
- a CDS encoding glycine betaine ABC transporter substrate-binding protein; translation: MRYLKLWKIGLAIVCLLVLTACSSAGADSKSSNKNAINLAYVEWDTEVASTHVIGQVLEDLGYEVTLTPLDNGIMWEALANGEVDGMVSAWLPQTHAPQVEKYKTKIDNLGENLTGAKIGLVVPSYMDVDSIEDLTNQANQTITGIEPGANMMATTENAYKEYKNLEGWNVLTSSAGAMTAALSQAITNNEEIIITGWSPHWIFNAYDLKYLDDPKGLYGTEEYIGTFARNGLKEDSPEAYNVLDRFHWTPEDIESVMFDIMEGMSATEAAKKWIDNNQDKVADWTQDAKA
- a CDS encoding manganese efflux pump; the encoded protein is MHWVTIILIGIAANLDNLGIGLAYGVKQVKIPILSNAVIAIMSMIITYVAVTAGSTVVEYISPHTANLLGSLLLCVIGIWTLMSKNFSNQRIAGNPELFDEDKNLVISTREAMALGFILSANCLAGGIAIGANGISALWTVISIGVFSFITVGVGSRCGSLLSKTFIGKHSTAISGWLLIMIGIFEIFAK